The genomic segment aaatatttgaactttcaTTCGGCGTTCACTCCTTGAGTgacgtaacgtaacagccaatcagagttcaactggccaaccgttccctgcgGAGTGAACCGTAgcattgaggagaaagggatgttGCCGCTTGaaactcccggagctctatatcttaatattatattatataacattTATATCCATACAATAACGCCATTAATacaaattggcacacactctttttcttttttttttctcactttGATTTTGAACGGTTAGGCCCACAGAATGTCAACTTTCATATCAGAAATCGTTTTTGGTTCCACTTACTTTACATTAGATTACACTTGCAGTAAGTGACAGCTTGTTTACAATTCCAAAATCTGTGACACTTCTTATTTGAATTTAACTACAGTTGTAGTAACTGTTGGTGTACAAAAATACTAATTAactgcctgtttacaattcccaaatcagTGGTGTTCCATaagtttcatattcaacccacactgagtgagtcaataaaactccctcaagatcacttggtctagtttttgcttattaaCTGCATTTGGTATGAAgataatgtgtcattccatttgataatctcatttaacttcaattggactgtttttaaaatataattttaaaagtGCAATAAATCGCGAGTTAACTCAACAATACTATGCGATTAATCGTTATTAAAACTTTTAATCGTTGCCCGGccctaaatataatatataatatcacggccaaaagctgtgtccGCCTCCCGAtgtctgatattatgaatagactgctgtctactgtctctggtacttccacaacaactCAACTTCCTCACGCACACGGGACTAAATTTGCGTGATACAATTTTCGCAAATCACAACCACGACCTCAAGCGACCAGCGTCATGTTTGGTgttaacgccccgtgcccactacctccgtcagttgaccgttgcccattgattttgaatggggacggacgcgcaatgcattgtggatccgtccgttcagttggagcgttcgccaccgtcagaaagttgaaaaatgttcaactttttcggcagcgacggttccgtcatccaatcagatcgcgtatgcaaatttaagcactgtgacgcgactcgggctctgacgatactggaaagcgggaaagcgcgtcatcttgcctcgcaacaagcaggaagaagcgggaagaacccggcgaagcgatttgattggctgacggatgcctctgcaaagactactcccccatccgtcagccacgccgtcccacgtccgttgactgacggtgcagtgggcacgaggcgtaacgcaGAGATAGACAGGTACCCTGTAtattagggtgagggttagacagGTACCCTGTAtattagggtgagggttagacagGTACCCTGTATATAAGGGGGAGGGTTAGACGGGTACCCTGTATattagggtgagggtgagacaggcagCCTGTGTATAATAAAGATGACTGACCTTGTCCAAGATGGCTTCTTgtttgattcggtcgtttttAAAATCCTCATCTGCGTCCACAACGAGGATGGGGACGTCATTCATGAACGCAAACTCCtggctgacacacagacacacacacattaataccacacacacacacacacacacacacacacagtactgcagtagtactcACTTGGGGTCCCGGTGGTACAGCCAGGCATCGTGTTTCTGGTGAAGTTCTTCCAGGTACTCCAGAGGAacgtcctgctcctcctcccgcgAACGCATCTGCAGCCTCTGCATgcacttctacacacacacacacacacacacacacacacacacacacacacacacacacacacacattaatagtCTATAATAAACCAACAtgaaaatactttaataataatCTGTAATAATTTGACCTGGGGGGATTTAAATAGTCTGTAATAATCAGACATAAAGAGACTTTAATAATCTGTAATAATTTGACCTTGAGAGACTTTAATAATCTTTAAGAATTTGTCCTTGGGAGACTTTAATAGTCTGTAATAATCTGACATGAGGAGACTTTAATAATCTGTAATAATCTGACCTGGGGCTGGGCTCGGAGGTAGATGATCCCGTCCAGATGGATCATGGGGAGGAACTGGGAGAGCAGCCAGGTATGCTGATCCTGGTAGACACTCCACTCTTCCGAGGTCAGGTTCCCTGACTCATAGTGACTAGACGCAAACACAtacctgagagacagacagacaggcagatggtgacagacagacagacagggacacagtcagagagggacagagagagcgcaCGAGAAGGGAGGATGTGACAATATATTATGTTTATGAGACAGCCAGGTTACCGGTCGCTAGAATGATAGACAAGACGGAAGGGCAACCTGACGCTgtcgacagacagacgggtacctGTCGCTGTAGACTGATCTCTCGTAGCAGACGACAGGTTTTTCAGCCAGCTTGAGAGACGGAGGTTGCAGCTGGGCACGAATCCGACTGAGAAACGCATAactctacagacagacaggcaggtagagagagacgggtggaaAGACTTACAAATGGGTGGAGACAGCTGTTTACTGAAGGCACTTCAAGTTGAAGCGTTCcaattctgtctgtgtgtgtgtgtgtgtgtgtgtgtgtgtgtgtgtgtgtgtgtgtgtgtgtgtgtgtgtgtgtgtgtgtgtgtgtgtgtgtgtgtgtgtgtgttacctggaaGGTGTAGGACCACCTGCGGGGATCAGTGTACATCATCTGGAGAATATTTCCTCCACTCTTCTGGGAGGAACTCaggtcctgacacacacacacacacacacacacacacacacacacacacacacacacacacacacacacacacacacacacacacacacacacaccattagtgTACCTGTTAGAGGGTTAAGATGCTATCTATAACAGGTGTCATATCTATAACGGATTCttggacatacacacatgcacattagtGTACCTGGTAGAGGCTATAGACGCTGTATATGACGGGTATTCACTATGAAGGTACCTGGTTAACGTCGTCTGCTTTGTTCTGGAGGCTGCACCACTTCCCAATGGGCTCAGGAACCACTTCCCAGTCCTCCAACCGCTCGCCCAACACACGCACCAGTGTGGATTTACctgcagctacacacacacacacacacacacacacacacacacacacacacacacacacattaataccacaaacaaatacacacattaataccacacacacacacacacacagacacactcaccaaacacaaacactaaagCAGTGCTTTCAGAGcaacatttacatatttaaacCATGCGAGTGGTCCCTGGTCCTAGCCTCCATTCTGACCCACGCCACTCCACAATTCCCGAGTTTCTTCTCCACGCTACAGCTTGCTACTGCCTCACTACAAGGGAACCCCAGCTTCCACTACACTCAATCCTGATCGTTGtttctccgtctcctccacgGTAGTATTTACTTTATATTACATTATAGTTCGCTCTTTGTCAGGTATGAGTTAATTTATAAGTTCAGGTACAAGTCCTCTAATTTATGCTTGTGACACTGCGTGCCTGGGGTCTAGTATAAGTTGGTTCATTATGAGTTAAAGTTAAGGTGAGTTTAGTCCATGTTATTAATAATTAGGTGAGCTTACCGATGTTTCCCTCTATGGATATCTTCTTGcacctcttctcttctctgcgGTTTGAATCCGGTGTGAAACATCTCTTTGGAGGTGTCGCCATTCTGATCGGTATAGTGTCACTAATTGTAAATTGAACGTTGATTTCGTGTTTTCCACTTTTAAAGGAAAAGCTCTTTTTACTCTTCTTCCCGCTCCGCACATCAATCAAAGGTAGCGCCAAAAAAAATCGTCACTTCCCGGAAGTGATCCACTCCCGTGTTCGGGAAAGTTTTACTGTTATGTTATTTTACTATTTTACAGTACAAGTAATACTAATATAACTAATAGTCAAAgtaatatgataaatattgtTACTCTATAACTATCACTATTACTCATATTACTTTGACTAATATAATTAATCATAGTAATATAAGTTATAGTAATATCTATCATTATGTTtaggggtaagggttaggttagggaGATAGTCATGGAGGTTTggggtcagggtaagggttagggcgaTGGTCTTTTGGTCATCCCATCCACCAAAAGATCAGTTGGTAAGAGAGCATTTGCCTCTCGTGCCCCATATTTATGGAATAACCTACACCAACATATCAGGGAAGCAGGGTCTGTGGATGCTTTTAAATCTAAGTTTAAGACATTTTTGTTCTCAAAACACTATGGAGTGtaaactgttgttgttgttgtcttaagtcattattgttgttgtccaaaataattatttgtttaAAAGACATTTTGTTTTTAGGAATGTGTTGACGTTGTTCTTTATCTAGAAGTGTTCTGAGACCATTTCGATTGTAAGACTtcactttaaataataaatggatTGATTGAGGGTCAtgaaggtttagggttagggtaaagcGAGATGGTCAtgaaggtttagggttagggtaaagcGAGATGGTCAtgaaggtttagggttagggtaaagcGAGATGGTCAtgaaggtttagggttagggtaagcgAGATGGTCATGAGGGTAAGCGAGATGGTGATGGGGGGCTAGGGTAAGGGATGTGGGTTCTCTTCATGAAGTTACATTGTTGGGCCATGGCTCAGCAAGGAGCATACTGACCCCAGCCGGCACATGTTTGTCTCCCACTGCTAACACTTCTAGAGGTTCAAGGATTTGTGGTCGACTTTAATCCTCCATGACTGGATATGTGAATATCCAGTGCTGCCCTCTTGAGCTCACTTCGTGAACGGTTCCCCTGTTGATGCTATTTGCTACtggtgcatatatatataacatatatttaTGTTCCTGTACCAGATTTATTGATTGGGTTTTTTGATAGGGACCATGCATATTTATGAACATTGTTGTTTAAAAATAACCATGTAAATAGCCAGAATTAGTAACAAATAATTTAATTTCATCTGAAGTCCCTAGGTGGATGGATTTGCTTGCTGCATCTAAAGCTTCCTTGGGTCCTATAAAAGTTGCTATATCTATTAAAAGTTATTATCATGTTACTACAATTATCAGATATGATTTGACAAAGCGTGGGCGTTTGAGGAGGTCGGGGGGATTCGCCCACCACCAGAGGCGATGCGCTCAGAGTGAGTCCCCAGAGTGAACCGCCAGGCGGCGACATCCGATCACAGCACATTATCACCACGACCCGGAAGCTGTAGTCGGCAGGTTATGCGCATGCGTAGGGGTCCAAAGAACAGGGTGCCGTGGAATGAATGAAGCTTAGTACTACTACGGCTACTAATACGACGACGAATACCGCTGCTGCCGTAACTACTTCCACATAATACTCGGCAAGGTAAACGTTTGTCCTATATTTTCACGTTTTTCTACTAAAAAGCGGAGAAGTACCGCGGGGGAGGACCCAGGAAGGGAGAGTTTCTCGGCGCGGCCTGCGCGGCTCTTTGTGTCCGGAGGAGGCATGGCTCTTTGTTCCGCTGATATATCGATCATGTAGCGATAGATC from the Gadus macrocephalus chromosome 7, ASM3116895v1 genome contains:
- the LOC132462045 gene encoding deoxycytidine kinase 2-like isoform X3 — protein: MATPPKRCFTPDSNRREEKRCKKISIEGNIAAGKSTLVRVLGERLEDWEVVPEPIGKWCSLQNKADDVNQDLSSSQKSGGNILQMMYTDPRRWSYTFQSYAFLSRIRAQLQPPSLKLAEKPVVCYERSVYSDRYVFASSHYESGNLTSEEWSVYQDQHTWLLSQFLPMIHLDGIIYLRAQPQKCMQRLQMRSREEEQDVPLEYLEELHQKHDAWLYHRDPNQEFAFMNDVPILVVDADEDFKNDRIKQEAILDKVQDFGSSL
- the LOC132462045 gene encoding deoxycytidine kinase 2-like isoform X1, coding for MATPPKRCFTPDSNRREEKRCKKISIEGNIAAGKSTLVRVLGERLEDWEVVPEPIGKWCSLQNKADDVNQDLSSSQKSGGNILQMMYTDPRRWSYTFQSYAFLSRIRAQLQPPSLKLAEKPVVCYERSVYSDRYVFASSHYESGNLTSEEWSVYQDQHTWLLSQFLPMIHLDGIIYLRAQPQKCMQRLQMRSREEEQDVPLEYLEELHQKHDAWLYHRDPNQEFAFMNDVPILVVDADEDFKNDRIKQEAILDKVQDFVSSL